Proteins co-encoded in one Parascardovia denticolens DSM 10105 = JCM 12538 genomic window:
- the ileS gene encoding isoleucine--tRNA ligase has translation MNSKRVYPKVVTREVEPGQGAITPNPSFPDIEEAVLKYWDVDDTFNKSVERNPSGDHSDNEFVFFDGPPFANGLPHYGHLLTGYAKDVIPRYQTMKGRRVNRVFGWDTHGLPAELEAEKELGIENKSQIDEMGLAAFNAACRTSVLKYTNEWKEYVHRQGRWVDFENGYKTLNTTYMESVIWAFKQLYQKGLAYQGYRVLPYCPKDETPLSNHELRMDADVYQDRQDLSVAVAVKMRDEDAYAVFWTTTPWTVPGNMAIVVGPDIDYSLVQPVNGPFAGKKMYFATALLGDFAKELGEDYQVLRTLKGSDLEGRRYWPVLPYFLDGSLTSPDGKASEDPNAFTIYTADYVDTTEGTGLVHQAVYGEDDINTLNKHQIRTVDYLDEGCRFTSLIPEYQGTMVFDANSRIVRDLRNQTGVMASVPEDQRGFLVRDKSYVHSYPHCWRCGTPLIYKPVSSWFVSVTKIKDRLLKHNQEINWIPENVKDGQFGKWLSNARDWSISRNRYWGSPIPVWVSDDPAHPRVDVYGSLDELKADFGRYPTDDKGEVNLHRPWIDELTRPNPDDPTGKSTMRRIPDVLDCWFESGSMPFAQFHYPFENKEYFEQHFPGDYVVEYIGQTRGWFYTLHVMASALFDSAAFKNVICHGIVLGNDGQKMSKHLRNYPDVNGVFNKYGSDAMRWFLMSSPILRGGNLVVTADGIRDTVRQIMLPLWSTYYFFTLYANAANQGQGYAARQVKPAEVKGLPQMDRYLLARTRKLVKDVETSLDAFAISDACEAVSDYIDMLTNWYVRNSRDRFWDEDPNAFNTLYTALEVLSRVMAPLAPMETETMWRGLTGGESVHLADWPFLTEDGCAQTADTELGAVLLADDKLVAAMEKVREVVSSTLSLRKAQKIRVRQPLSQLTVVNDVAAVQPYEGLLKSELNVKAVEFTTVDDAGKHGLRLINELKVNARAAGPRLGKQVQFAIKASKTGAWHQDAEGTVFVETPTGDLVLQEGEYELDSRVEEAAAGATGAAGSAGGSYVSSALPTGGFVLLDTALTDDLVAEGYARDTIRVVQDARKEAGLNISDRISLTLLVPQEHQAQVDQFKDLICSETLATSLEVRFAAAGASVSAQVTKA, from the coding sequence GTGAACAGCAAGCGCGTTTACCCCAAGGTCGTCACCCGCGAAGTCGAACCGGGTCAGGGGGCCATCACCCCCAATCCCAGCTTCCCAGACATAGAAGAGGCCGTCCTCAAGTATTGGGATGTGGACGACACCTTCAACAAGTCGGTGGAGCGCAATCCTTCCGGCGACCATTCCGACAACGAATTCGTCTTCTTCGACGGCCCTCCTTTCGCCAACGGCCTGCCTCATTACGGTCACCTGCTGACCGGATACGCCAAGGATGTGATTCCCCGTTACCAGACCATGAAGGGCCGTCGGGTCAACCGTGTCTTCGGTTGGGACACCCATGGCCTACCCGCCGAGCTGGAAGCGGAGAAGGAGCTGGGCATCGAGAACAAGAGCCAGATCGACGAGATGGGTCTGGCCGCCTTCAACGCCGCCTGCCGCACGTCCGTGCTCAAGTACACCAATGAGTGGAAGGAATACGTTCACCGTCAGGGCCGGTGGGTCGACTTCGAGAACGGCTACAAGACCCTCAACACCACTTACATGGAGTCGGTGATCTGGGCTTTCAAGCAGCTTTACCAGAAGGGCCTGGCCTATCAGGGCTATCGGGTCCTGCCTTACTGCCCCAAGGACGAGACCCCTCTGAGCAATCATGAGCTCCGTATGGACGCCGACGTCTACCAGGATCGGCAGGACCTGTCCGTGGCCGTGGCCGTGAAGATGCGGGATGAAGACGCCTACGCCGTCTTCTGGACCACCACCCCTTGGACTGTTCCCGGTAACATGGCCATCGTGGTCGGTCCTGACATCGACTACTCCCTGGTCCAGCCCGTCAATGGTCCTTTCGCCGGGAAGAAGATGTACTTCGCCACCGCTTTGCTGGGTGATTTCGCCAAGGAGCTAGGGGAGGACTATCAGGTCCTGCGCACCCTCAAAGGCTCTGACCTGGAAGGTCGCCGTTACTGGCCCGTCCTCCCTTATTTCCTGGACGGCTCCCTGACCAGTCCTGATGGCAAGGCCTCCGAGGACCCCAACGCCTTCACCATTTATACGGCCGATTACGTGGACACGACGGAAGGCACCGGTCTGGTCCATCAGGCCGTTTACGGCGAGGATGATATCAACACCCTCAACAAGCACCAGATTCGGACCGTGGATTACCTGGATGAAGGCTGCCGTTTCACCTCCCTGATCCCTGAATATCAGGGGACTATGGTCTTTGACGCCAACAGCCGGATTGTCCGCGACCTGCGCAACCAGACCGGGGTCATGGCTTCCGTGCCTGAAGATCAGCGAGGCTTCCTGGTCCGGGATAAGTCTTATGTGCACAGCTATCCTCATTGCTGGCGTTGCGGCACCCCGCTCATCTACAAGCCGGTATCCAGCTGGTTCGTGTCCGTGACCAAGATCAAGGACCGCCTGCTCAAGCATAATCAGGAGATCAACTGGATTCCGGAGAACGTCAAAGACGGACAGTTCGGCAAGTGGCTGTCCAACGCCCGCGATTGGTCCATCTCCCGCAACCGTTACTGGGGTTCTCCTATCCCGGTCTGGGTCTCCGATGACCCCGCCCATCCTCGGGTGGACGTCTATGGGTCCTTGGACGAGCTCAAGGCTGATTTTGGCCGTTATCCCACTGATGACAAGGGCGAAGTCAATCTGCATCGGCCCTGGATCGATGAGCTGACCCGACCGAACCCCGACGATCCGACCGGCAAATCCACCATGCGCCGTATCCCCGACGTGCTGGACTGCTGGTTCGAGTCCGGCTCCATGCCTTTCGCCCAGTTCCATTATCCTTTCGAGAACAAGGAATACTTCGAGCAGCATTTCCCCGGCGACTATGTGGTGGAGTACATTGGCCAGACCCGCGGCTGGTTCTACACCCTGCACGTCATGGCTTCGGCCCTCTTCGACTCGGCCGCTTTCAAGAACGTCATCTGCCACGGCATCGTCCTTGGCAACGACGGGCAGAAGATGAGCAAGCACCTGCGCAACTATCCGGATGTGAACGGGGTCTTCAACAAGTACGGGTCCGACGCCATGCGCTGGTTTCTCATGAGCTCGCCCATCCTGCGTGGGGGCAACCTGGTCGTGACCGCCGACGGGATCCGCGACACGGTCCGTCAGATCATGCTGCCTTTGTGGTCCACCTATTATTTCTTCACCCTCTACGCCAACGCCGCCAACCAGGGCCAGGGCTATGCGGCCCGGCAAGTGAAGCCCGCCGAGGTCAAAGGCCTGCCCCAGATGGACCGTTACCTGCTGGCCCGCACCCGCAAGCTGGTCAAGGATGTGGAGACTTCCTTGGACGCCTTCGCCATCTCCGACGCTTGCGAAGCCGTGTCCGACTACATCGACATGCTGACCAACTGGTACGTCCGCAACTCCCGCGACCGCTTCTGGGATGAGGATCCAAACGCCTTCAACACCCTTTACACGGCTTTGGAAGTGCTGAGCCGGGTCATGGCTCCTCTGGCTCCCATGGAGACGGAGACCATGTGGCGCGGCTTGACCGGCGGCGAGTCCGTTCACCTGGCTGATTGGCCCTTCCTGACTGAGGACGGTTGCGCCCAGACGGCTGACACCGAGCTGGGGGCGGTCCTGCTGGCTGATGACAAGCTGGTGGCGGCCATGGAGAAGGTCCGCGAAGTCGTTTCCTCCACCCTGTCTTTGCGCAAGGCTCAGAAGATTCGCGTCCGTCAGCCTTTGTCCCAGCTGACCGTGGTGAATGATGTCGCCGCCGTGCAGCCTTATGAGGGTCTGCTCAAGTCCGAGCTCAATGTGAAGGCCGTGGAGTTCACCACCGTGGATGACGCCGGCAAGCATGGCCTGCGCCTGATCAACGAGCTGAAGGTGAACGCCCGCGCCGCCGGCCCTCGTCTGGGCAAGCAGGTGCAGTTCGCCATCAAGGCCTCCAAGACCGGTGCCTGGCATCAGGATGCGGAAGGGACCGTGTTCGTGGAGACCCCGACCGGCGACCTGGTCCTGCAAGAGGGGGAGTATGAGCTCGACAGCCGGGTGGAAGAGGCCGCTGCCGGGGCTACCGGGGCCGCTGGTAGTGCCGGCGGCTCTTATGTTTCCTCGGCTTTGCCGACCGGCGGCTTCGTCCTCCTGGATACGGCCCTGACCGACGATCTGGTCGCCGAAGGCTACGCTCGCGATACCATCCGCGTGGTTCAGGACGCCCGTAAGGAGGCCGGTCTCAACATCTCCGACCGTATTTCCCTGACCTTGCTGGTTCCTCAGGAGCATCAGGCTCAGGTGGACCAGTTCAAGGATTTGATTTGCTCGGAGACTTTGGCTACCAGTTTGGAGGTCCGATTTGCGGCCGCCGGTGCCAGTGTGAGCGCTCAGGTTACCAAGGCCTGA
- the brnQ gene encoding branched-chain amino acid transport system II carrier protein: MAKSTHNPDSTLSIPPSGRLRLRDYLAVASMLFALFFGAGNLIFPLHLGQLSGSNWLQAGLGFLITAVVLPLLSVLAIAITRADGVYGIGLPLGPAFATVFMVLIHATIGPLFGTPRTATVSFTVGLAPLIPAQHQKTGLLIFTTVFFIAAFALAYKENDILSNLGKILNPLFLVLLFIFFLVAFLSPLGSAAAHGPQNAAYLASSGALARGFLEGYNTMDALAGLAFGVTIVTTIKLMGMEEERKVAGVTAQSGFLAMGAVGVIYILLIIIGAMSLNRFPLSENGGVAFSQIVQAYAGTVGQAFLATLITLTCLTTAVGLVAAFGQDFHKRFPKVSYHVWLALSCLLSFTVANFGLDTIISWSTPVLMLLYPYCIALILLSVFSPLFEKDGTVYFWVVLFITLPALLDMVTTAPAVISQSAFGLFCSGLRSHLPLASLGLTWLIPALAGLFIGPIAHLRERAIRR; the protein is encoded by the coding sequence ATGGCCAAATCCACCCACAACCCGGATTCCACCCTGTCCATCCCCCCCAGCGGGCGCTTGCGGCTACGCGATTACCTGGCCGTCGCCTCCATGCTTTTCGCCCTCTTCTTCGGGGCCGGCAACCTCATCTTCCCCCTTCATCTGGGCCAGCTCTCCGGCAGCAACTGGCTCCAGGCCGGCCTGGGCTTCCTCATCACCGCCGTGGTCCTCCCCCTCCTGTCGGTCCTGGCCATCGCCATCACCCGGGCCGACGGGGTCTATGGGATCGGCCTGCCTCTGGGGCCGGCCTTCGCCACCGTCTTCATGGTCCTCATCCACGCCACCATCGGGCCTCTCTTCGGGACGCCCCGCACGGCCACGGTTTCCTTCACCGTCGGCTTGGCCCCTCTGATTCCGGCCCAGCATCAGAAGACCGGCCTGCTGATCTTCACCACCGTCTTCTTCATAGCCGCCTTCGCCTTGGCTTACAAGGAGAATGACATCCTGTCCAACCTGGGCAAGATCCTCAACCCCCTCTTCCTGGTCCTGCTTTTCATCTTCTTCCTGGTCGCCTTCCTGAGCCCTCTGGGATCAGCCGCCGCCCACGGCCCACAGAACGCGGCCTATCTGGCCTCCTCCGGGGCCTTGGCCAGGGGGTTCCTGGAAGGTTACAACACCATGGACGCCCTGGCCGGGCTGGCTTTCGGCGTGACCATCGTCACCACGATCAAACTCATGGGGATGGAGGAAGAGAGGAAGGTGGCCGGGGTGACGGCCCAATCCGGCTTCCTCGCCATGGGCGCCGTGGGGGTCATCTACATCCTCCTGATCATCATCGGAGCCATGTCCCTCAATCGCTTCCCCCTATCCGAAAACGGAGGGGTCGCCTTCTCCCAAATCGTCCAAGCCTATGCCGGGACCGTCGGGCAAGCCTTCCTGGCGACTCTGATCACCCTGACCTGCCTGACCACGGCCGTGGGCCTGGTGGCCGCCTTCGGCCAGGACTTCCACAAACGCTTCCCCAAGGTCAGCTACCACGTCTGGCTGGCTTTGAGTTGCCTTCTGTCTTTTACCGTGGCGAATTTCGGCCTGGATACGATCATCTCCTGGTCCACGCCCGTCCTCATGCTTCTTTACCCCTACTGCATCGCGCTCATCCTGCTTTCGGTCTTCTCCCCCCTTTTCGAGAAAGACGGCACGGTCTATTTCTGGGTGGTTCTTTTCATCACCCTTCCGGCCCTTTTGGACATGGTGACCACGGCTCCCGCGGTCATCAGCCAGTCGGCCTTCGGCCTCTTCTGCTCCGGACTGCGTTCCCACTTGCCCCTGGCTTCTTTGGGACTGACTTGGCTGATCCCCGCCCTGGCCGGCCTGTTCATCGGTCCGATCGCCCACCTGAGGGAGCGGGCGATCAGGCGATAG
- a CDS encoding SCO7613 C-terminal domain-containing membrane protein yields the protein MSRLRAVNMRLADLMDAREKAMDAIREDRGPYGVSQVHYSWPESADQLRDRKLSPDTFTPIANLAQTGLGLNLTLPEAGRVMDLSRQAADLFDQRAALMGHMRNEAPAMPAPPAAPAQLAAPAQPIAPVQPMRAPAPAQSVVPAPPMQPVASVQPPVGMRQWRQGPMAAFPAPAPPIAMPVNPAAAQKTGKGTNGTQIFILALGIGLIAMSTIVFAAAPISNLTSGPRALLIGLLGVLSLLLGLSAAPRLTITAEGLGWLSAVILSFDAVFIQTTAAQSSLFGGMDMGVYLLIVAGVLAFASWLSYRLKHPLLSFSASCLVTLGLSLILLPEVFIKRGYPAAVADIAVKGISVAFLIRELAYLAMAVIFLLVVRSTFRSSPHAKSLSSISRTILYLAVGLEALMAALPIGGGDSTLAQTFWGDLGKWYRPTDGSDGAFITALLGPLWTDGFGSRDLGRLATWLPLIGAVLLTIALYVLRTHLLLLEGGGGQGGEPSRGQTRVRKAFVPIFGIMATLILLNACVFFGSGPLFRVITLLVALGWVFLGRRQPVTLLVVLVLLLPTLSIVRSTLLVNMLFLLAFSLVVLLLRLVTIPVLKLKPRLRILGDACLLLALCPAISALPVNLAPHEPSFLGSLPIKTIPAILTLLLGASIFLTVTIREWREPVMIAPLSLRGASTFLKRALARDKAEGKEGLKTKASTQTERFALVFMAVPILLIPTCFQGGSTELSSPFVVRTLQVTFFLAAALCLAQTIRRNRRGPVLFQQPMSTNPVSQGFAPSPYRGSIKVMASPLETASLWFCGLYGSFILIYGAIHPRWDYGFDLPLILTGVILYLNAMGVMQAQKSISSWRACWLPALCLIVPSFILSHTVGPLARVVYVMAVCIVLIVSGSVSRLKAPLVLGGVGLVIHVLASTWSYVIMFSQTYWWVWLILAGAVLIFVSARAEALKGVKKAFDNFR from the coding sequence ATGTCGAGGCTTCGGGCGGTGAACATGAGACTGGCCGACCTGATGGATGCCCGGGAGAAGGCCATGGACGCCATCCGGGAGGACCGTGGCCCGTATGGGGTATCGCAAGTGCATTATTCCTGGCCTGAATCGGCCGATCAACTGCGCGACCGCAAACTCTCCCCGGATACTTTCACCCCCATCGCCAATTTGGCTCAGACCGGCTTGGGCTTGAATCTGACCCTGCCGGAAGCGGGGCGGGTGATGGACCTCTCGCGTCAGGCGGCTGACCTCTTCGACCAGAGGGCTGCTTTGATGGGCCATATGAGGAATGAAGCGCCTGCTATGCCGGCGCCGCCAGCGGCTCCCGCCCAGCTAGCCGCCCCAGCCCAACCGATAGCTCCAGTCCAACCGATGAGAGCCCCGGCTCCGGCCCAGTCGGTCGTCCCAGCCCCACCAATGCAGCCGGTGGCCTCAGTCCAACCACCCGTCGGAATGCGACAATGGCGGCAAGGGCCGATGGCCGCCTTCCCAGCGCCGGCGCCGCCCATAGCAATGCCGGTGAACCCCGCGGCCGCCCAGAAGACCGGCAAGGGGACGAACGGGACCCAGATCTTCATCCTGGCCTTAGGCATCGGCCTCATCGCCATGTCGACCATCGTCTTCGCCGCGGCGCCCATTTCGAATCTGACAAGTGGCCCGCGAGCTTTGCTGATCGGCCTCCTCGGAGTCCTGTCCCTTCTTCTCGGCCTGTCGGCGGCCCCGCGTCTGACCATCACGGCGGAAGGCCTCGGTTGGCTGTCGGCGGTCATCCTCTCCTTCGACGCCGTCTTCATCCAGACGACCGCCGCTCAAAGTTCCCTTTTCGGCGGCATGGATATGGGGGTCTACCTGCTGATCGTGGCCGGCGTCCTCGCCTTCGCTTCCTGGCTTTCCTACCGCCTGAAGCACCCTCTGCTCAGCTTCTCCGCCTCCTGCCTAGTGACCCTTGGGCTATCCCTTATCCTCCTGCCGGAAGTCTTCATCAAGCGAGGCTATCCTGCCGCTGTGGCGGACATCGCAGTCAAGGGGATCAGCGTCGCCTTCCTGATCCGGGAACTGGCCTACCTTGCCATGGCCGTCATCTTCCTCCTGGTGGTCCGGTCCACCTTCCGGTCCTCCCCCCATGCGAAGTCCCTGTCTTCCATCTCCCGCACCATCCTTTACCTTGCCGTCGGTCTGGAAGCGCTGATGGCCGCGCTGCCCATCGGAGGAGGGGACTCCACCCTCGCCCAGACGTTTTGGGGAGATCTGGGGAAGTGGTACCGTCCCACGGACGGCAGCGATGGGGCCTTCATCACCGCCCTTCTTGGTCCCCTATGGACAGATGGCTTCGGCTCCCGTGACCTGGGACGCCTGGCCACCTGGCTTCCTCTCATCGGTGCCGTCCTCCTCACGATCGCCTTGTATGTCCTGCGGACCCATCTTCTTCTGCTCGAGGGTGGCGGAGGCCAGGGCGGCGAACCGTCCAGGGGACAGACCCGGGTACGCAAGGCCTTCGTCCCCATCTTCGGCATCATGGCCACCCTCATCCTTCTGAACGCCTGCGTCTTCTTCGGCTCCGGCCCGCTCTTCCGTGTGATCACCCTCCTGGTCGCCCTTGGGTGGGTTTTCCTAGGCAGACGGCAACCAGTGACCCTCTTGGTCGTTCTGGTTCTTCTGCTGCCCACCCTTTCGATCGTCCGCTCGACCCTCCTGGTCAACATGCTCTTCTTGTTGGCTTTCTCCCTGGTCGTTCTCCTCCTGAGGCTGGTGACCATTCCCGTCCTGAAACTCAAGCCGAGACTCCGGATCCTTGGCGATGCCTGCCTTCTCCTAGCCCTCTGCCCGGCCATTTCAGCCTTGCCTGTGAACCTCGCCCCCCATGAGCCTTCCTTCCTCGGCTCCCTTCCCATCAAGACGATTCCCGCGATCTTGACCCTGCTTCTGGGGGCCAGCATCTTCCTGACGGTGACCATCAGAGAATGGCGCGAACCGGTCATGATCGCCCCCTTGTCTTTGAGGGGGGCGTCGACCTTCCTGAAGAGGGCGCTCGCAAGGGATAAGGCGGAAGGCAAGGAGGGACTGAAAACGAAGGCCTCGACCCAGACCGAACGCTTCGCCCTCGTGTTCATGGCGGTCCCGATCCTCCTTATCCCCACCTGTTTCCAGGGAGGGAGCACGGAGCTTTCCTCCCCATTCGTCGTCCGGACCCTGCAGGTGACTTTCTTCCTCGCGGCCGCCCTCTGCCTGGCTCAGACCATCCGCAGGAACCGTCGGGGACCGGTGCTTTTCCAGCAGCCGATGAGCACCAATCCGGTCAGCCAAGGCTTCGCTCCTTCGCCCTACCGCGGGTCGATCAAAGTCATGGCTTCCCCCTTGGAGACCGCCTCCTTATGGTTCTGCGGCCTTTACGGCTCTTTCATCCTGATTTACGGCGCCATCCATCCGCGCTGGGATTACGGCTTCGACCTCCCCCTCATCCTGACGGGGGTGATCCTCTATCTGAACGCCATGGGGGTCATGCAAGCCCAGAAGAGCATCTCATCCTGGCGCGCCTGCTGGCTGCCCGCCCTCTGCCTGATCGTCCCCTCCTTCATTCTCAGCCATACCGTTGGCCCCCTGGCCCGGGTGGTTTACGTGATGGCGGTCTGCATCGTCCTGATCGTCTCAGGCTCGGTCAGCCGCCTGAAAGCGCCTTTGGTCCTCGGTGGAGTGGGGCTGGTCATCCATGTGCTGGCCAGTACCTGGAGCTATGTGATTATGTTCTCCCAGACCTATTGGTGGGTCTGGCTCATCCTGGCCGGCGCCGTCCTCATCTTCGTATCGGCCAGGGCCGAAGCCTTGAAAGGGGTGAAGAAAGCCTTCGACAACTTCCGCTGA
- a CDS encoding DUF2130 domain-containing protein, which translates to MAQSSISKDQAGRSGLEAAGRRWADQAEDLAGHQIVCPHCGHVFTVNEDEYQKLLAQVRSKEFERELHKSLEQEKARLESQHQLEMEKRLHSEQSEFEKRLGQKDKEVFNLQTQLSQAQDQQKIALAKVISDKDKELAALQSQLDKLGLQKDKENQEKVEAIRQRLEEAERKLEQRKHQEELDTVQWKERIDKLNDQLAQADEKQKIAVAGVTSDKDKELADLRAKLDKLGLEKDKEAQEKENELIRKLDQAHNDLAMEKQKREAELSKQHSQLVEQESSYEARLKAAQEQVEFYKDFKASQSTKAIGEDLEQYCYNEFNKIRATAFPGVYFEKDNQISQTGSKGDFIYRETDSEGKEILSIMFEMKNEMETTAQSQKHKNADFLKELDKDRREKKCEYAVLVSMLEPDNEFYNSGIADVSYLNASYQKMYAVRPQFFITIISLLRQAAYRSIELKRQLAEAQNQNIDITNFEEELDDFKEAFGKNYLSYKRNHDEAIKQIDNAINRLEAVKRALNTSENQLRLANNKLDKVEVKKLIRGNPTMRAKFEQARQRKDDDRRQLEPGGED; encoded by the coding sequence ATGGCGCAATCAAGCATAAGCAAGGATCAGGCGGGCCGAAGCGGACTGGAGGCCGCCGGACGGCGGTGGGCGGATCAGGCCGAAGACCTGGCCGGCCATCAGATCGTGTGCCCTCACTGCGGTCATGTTTTCACGGTCAACGAGGATGAATACCAAAAGCTCCTGGCCCAGGTCCGGTCCAAGGAATTCGAGCGGGAGCTCCATAAAAGCCTGGAGCAGGAGAAGGCCCGTCTGGAAAGCCAGCATCAGCTGGAGATGGAAAAGCGCCTGCATTCGGAACAATCCGAATTCGAGAAGCGGCTGGGGCAGAAGGATAAGGAGGTATTCAACCTCCAGACTCAATTAAGCCAGGCCCAGGACCAGCAGAAAATCGCTTTGGCGAAGGTCATCAGCGACAAAGACAAGGAACTCGCCGCCCTGCAGTCCCAGCTGGACAAGCTGGGTCTCCAAAAGGACAAGGAAAACCAGGAAAAGGTTGAAGCGATCAGGCAACGACTCGAAGAGGCCGAACGCAAGCTGGAACAGAGAAAGCACCAGGAGGAGTTGGATACTGTCCAGTGGAAGGAGCGGATTGATAAGCTGAACGACCAGCTTGCTCAAGCGGATGAAAAGCAGAAGATTGCGGTCGCGGGTGTCACCAGCGACAAGGACAAGGAACTGGCGGATCTGCGGGCCAAACTGGACAAGCTGGGCCTGGAGAAAGACAAGGAGGCCCAGGAGAAGGAGAACGAGCTGATCCGCAAGCTGGACCAAGCCCACAATGACCTGGCCATGGAGAAGCAGAAACGGGAGGCGGAACTGTCCAAACAGCACAGCCAGCTGGTCGAACAGGAGTCCTCTTATGAAGCCCGGCTCAAAGCCGCTCAGGAACAGGTGGAATTCTATAAGGATTTCAAGGCCTCCCAATCCACCAAGGCCATAGGCGAGGATTTGGAGCAATACTGCTATAACGAGTTCAATAAAATCCGGGCTACCGCCTTCCCCGGCGTCTACTTCGAGAAGGACAACCAGATTTCCCAGACCGGGTCCAAAGGCGACTTCATCTACCGGGAGACGGATTCCGAAGGCAAGGAGATTCTCTCCATCATGTTCGAGATGAAGAACGAGATGGAAACGACCGCCCAGTCGCAGAAGCACAAGAACGCCGATTTCCTCAAAGAGCTGGACAAAGACCGGCGGGAGAAGAAGTGCGAGTACGCGGTGCTGGTCTCCATGCTGGAACCTGATAACGAATTCTATAATTCCGGCATCGCGGACGTCAGCTATCTGAACGCTTCCTACCAGAAGATGTACGCGGTCCGTCCCCAGTTCTTCATCACCATCATCTCCCTCCTGCGGCAGGCGGCCTACCGGTCCATCGAGCTGAAGAGGCAGCTGGCCGAAGCCCAAAACCAGAACATCGACATCACCAACTTCGAAGAGGAGCTGGACGATTTCAAAGAGGCCTTCGGCAAGAATTACCTGTCTTACAAGCGAAACCACGACGAGGCCATCAAACAGATCGACAACGCCATCAACCGGCTGGAGGCGGTCAAGCGGGCGCTCAACACCAGCGAGAACCAGCTCCGTCTGGCGAACAACAAGCTGGACAAGGTGGAAGTGAAGAAGCTGATCCGGGGCAATCCGACCATGCGGGCCAAGTTCGAGCAGGCCCGCCAGCGGAAGGATGATGACCGGCGACAGTTGGAACCGGGCGGGGAGGACTAG